From the Cydia pomonella isolate Wapato2018A chromosome 11, ilCydPomo1, whole genome shotgun sequence genome, one window contains:
- the LOC133523076 gene encoding tyrosine-protein phosphatase non-receptor type 9-like yields MPNRCVFISSPKIGTTSPQPSIFNIYFEMGNSCFKTLSAAELLEMTSHPNFCKLIRREHSQVMSVPLRGTIACFSREENLKKNRYSGIPCWDHSRVIISSRENLVFDDNWKMPLITEETASYIHANFVDGFKTINKYICTQTPMENTWETFFKLIWEQQSYVIVSLTDIDQDNLKNYQLWVNPEGSKVTFGKYVVRILEIQEKISYTRTRMQITNIITRTSREITNFWFTDWPDSSIPTGLKEFLNLRKEVNREQSRLIEEAEKSFQLPGPIVVHCSTGAGWTGTFCAVDNALAQLDKEKKVSLAQTILKIRSQRHTSVFLPEQYAFCYKVLEYVLLAEGKKLKNY; encoded by the coding sequence ATGCCAAACAGGTGTGTCTTCATTTCAAGTCCAAAAATTGGAACAACAAGTCCTCAGCCttcgatttttaatatttattttgagatGGGAAACTCGTGTTTCAAAACTCTCAGTGCTGCAGAGCTATTGGAGATGACAAGTCACCCGAATTTCTGTAAGCTCATCCGACGAGAACATTCTCAAGTAATGTCAGTTCCTCTTAGAGGTACAATCGCTTGTTTTTCACgagaagaaaatttaaaaaaaaatagatacagTGGTATCCCGTGTTGGGATCATTCCCGAGTGATAATAAGTTCTCGTGAAAATCTAGTTTTTGATGACAATTGGAAAATGCCGCTAATAACTGAAGAAACTGCATCCTACATACATGCTAACTTCGTGGACGGATTTAAAACTATTAACAAGTATATCTGCACTCAAACACCTATGGAAAATACGTGGGaaacttttttcaaattaatttgGGAACAGCAGTCTTACGTCATAGTGTCCCTGACAGATATAGAtcaagataatttaaaaaattaccaaCTTTGGGTAAATCCTGAAGGTTCTAAGGTGACTTTTGGAAAATATGTTGTCCGAATTCTTGAAATTCAggaaaaaataagttacaccAGAACCCGAATGCAGATTACTAACATAATCACGAGAACATCTAGGGAAATAACCAACTTTTGGTTCACTGATTGGCCTGACAGCAGCATTCCCACAGGCTTGAAAGAGTTTCTGAATCTTCGAAAAGAGGTCAACCGAGAACAGTCCAGACTGATCGAGGAAGCGGAAAAGAGTTTTCAATTACCAGGTCCTATAGTAGTCCACTGTTCTACTGGAGCTGGTTGGACGGGAACTTTTTGTGCTGTAGATAATGCACTGGCACAGCTTGATAAAGAGAAAAAGGTTTCACTTGCTCAAACCATACTGAAAATAAGGAGTCAAAGGCATACGAGTGTTTTTTTACCAGAACAGTATGCATTTTGTTACAAAGTGTTGGAATATGTTTTATTAGCGGAaggaaaaaagttaaaaaactaTTGA